In the Leptospiraceae bacterium genome, one interval contains:
- a CDS encoding DUF4160 domain-containing protein: MPKFAEFRNFEFYYFVKDAIADEPLHVHVAVSKDRYRFGKFWLEPDVSMDRKGALSTPDILKVEKALKKNLTKIKAQIEKIKKGESVKVIKL; encoded by the coding sequence ATGCCAAAATTCGCTGAATTTAGAAATTTTGAATTTTATTATTTTGTAAAAGATGCAATTGCGGATGAGCCGTTGCATGTTCATGTTGCAGTCTCAAAAGATAGGTATCGGTTTGGAAAGTTTTGGCTTGAGCCGGACGTTTCTATGGATAGGAAAGGTGCGCTTTCTACTCCAGACATATTGAAAGTCGAAAAAGCCTTAAAGAAGAATTTGACAAAAATCAAAGCACAAATAGAAAAAATAAAAAAAGGGGAATCAGTCAAAGTTATAAAACTATGA
- a CDS encoding protein-glutamate O-methyltransferase CheR, translating into MLGLTEDLYIRYLEYIKLKTGVTFSHNGLSTLNNRLIPILIKYKLENYKELFYKLLEEKDEDLLNDFIDKVTTHHTYFYREDTQFEILTQKIFPEQKHQLEDLPEHKLKYWVAACSTGEEAYTVAMLLDAFFRVNQPCNCSIKILATDVSRRAIQTACHGEYRESVIEKLPSYLREQYTTKLQNGKSEISPKIKRMIDFRVLNLLRKDFPFQGKFDIIFLRNVLIYFDDETRDNLIGQLNDFLNYNGYLFIGLTESLLFNKFGLKQIYPSIYKKSIGHVEKN; encoded by the coding sequence ATGCTTGGGCTTACTGAAGATTTATATATTCGATATTTAGAATATATTAAACTAAAAACCGGAGTTACGTTTTCGCATAACGGATTGAGTACTTTAAACAATCGTTTGATTCCCATTTTAATCAAATACAAACTTGAAAACTACAAAGAGCTTTTTTATAAACTTTTAGAAGAAAAAGATGAAGACTTGCTCAATGATTTTATAGACAAAGTAACCACCCACCATACATATTTTTACAGAGAAGATACCCAATTTGAAATACTAACCCAGAAAATTTTTCCTGAACAAAAACACCAGCTCGAAGATTTGCCAGAGCATAAATTAAAATATTGGGTAGCTGCATGCTCTACCGGTGAAGAAGCCTACACTGTAGCCATGCTCTTAGATGCATTTTTTCGAGTGAATCAACCTTGCAATTGCAGTATAAAAATTTTGGCAACTGATGTTTCTCGCAGAGCTATTCAAACTGCATGTCATGGAGAATACAGAGAATCTGTTATAGAAAAACTTCCGAGCTATCTAAGAGAGCAATACACAACAAAATTGCAAAACGGAAAATCAGAAATTTCACCTAAAATAAAAAGAATGATTGATTTTAGAGTTTTGAATTTATTAAGAAAAGATTTTCCTTTTCAAGGAAAGTTTGATATCATTTTCCTTAGAAATGTGTTAATCTATTTTGATGATGAAACAAGAGATAACCTCATCGGGCAGCTAAATGATTTTTTAAATTACAACGGCTATCTATTTATTGGACTAACAGAATCTTTGCTATTCAATAAATTTGGATTGAAACAGATTTATCCTTCAATTTACAAAAAGAGCATTGGTCATGTCGAAAAAAATTAG
- a CDS encoding response regulator has protein sequence MTPKVLVVDDNKDMLEVLGEMMLSLNYKYELAKSGKEALQKLRTSQFHILLTDMIMPEMDGNELIEEVIKENSEIICIVVSGIADTNLIISSLSSHKAFDFLIKPIEIGFLKSKLEKAYEIYKLRNKLKTISENEEIHFKELLQVFEWKKELQKTKIDSIAAKTIRQVNIGLFHGGGFGGLLSSLSLLVSKANVNPDTKKVEISEKAFQLMKENYTSAKNLVNGFVKAQTILMNDVLVKDQIEIFELAKFFETCKTKIKPMLNMKYQKLVVSSIPKSILNAKIIFNRELMESAILELLINAMKYSNNIETIYLIVFVKEKILEIKIINPAHHNQDGTIGISEEHQDKVFEPFYRISTVSHEGYFLEEFGAGIGLSVVKKIIELHKGEFRIFTIKNNNVQNKSEYDVSVSIRFPLLEIEN, from the coding sequence ATGACTCCAAAAGTTTTAGTTGTAGATGACAACAAAGACATGCTCGAAGTGTTGGGAGAGATGATGCTCTCCTTAAATTACAAGTATGAGCTTGCTAAGAGTGGAAAAGAAGCACTACAGAAACTTCGCACTTCACAATTTCATATATTACTTACAGACATGATCATGCCAGAAATGGACGGGAACGAATTAATCGAAGAAGTAATAAAAGAAAATTCTGAAATTATTTGTATTGTTGTTTCAGGAATTGCTGATACCAATTTGATCATTTCTTCTTTGAGTAGCCACAAGGCTTTTGATTTTTTAATTAAACCGATTGAAATAGGTTTTTTGAAAAGTAAATTAGAAAAGGCTTATGAAATCTATAAACTGAGAAATAAATTAAAAACAATTTCTGAAAATGAAGAAATACATTTTAAAGAGTTGCTACAAGTTTTTGAATGGAAGAAAGAACTTCAGAAAACTAAGATTGATTCTATCGCAGCAAAGACTATACGTCAGGTAAACATAGGACTTTTTCATGGTGGTGGTTTTGGTGGATTGTTGTCTTCTCTTAGCTTACTTGTTTCCAAAGCGAATGTAAACCCCGATACGAAAAAGGTAGAGATTTCAGAAAAAGCATTCCAGCTAATGAAAGAAAATTATACTTCTGCAAAAAATCTAGTGAATGGATTTGTGAAAGCACAGACAATTTTAATGAATGATGTGTTGGTTAAAGATCAAATCGAAATCTTTGAACTAGCAAAATTTTTTGAAACTTGCAAAACAAAAATAAAACCCATGCTGAATATGAAATATCAAAAATTGGTTGTCAGTTCAATTCCAAAATCTATACTCAATGCAAAAATTATTTTCAATAGAGAGCTTATGGAATCTGCAATACTCGAACTGCTCATAAATGCAATGAAGTATTCCAACAACATAGAAACTATATATCTAATAGTATTTGTAAAAGAAAAAATTTTAGAAATTAAAATTATCAACCCAGCCCACCACAATCAAGATGGAACTATAGGGATTTCAGAAGAGCATCAAGATAAGGTTTTTGAGCCGTTTTATCGCATAAGTACAGTTTCTCACGAAGGGTATTTTTTAGAAGAGTTTGGAGCTGGTATCGGGCTATCTGTAGTGAAGAAAATTATCGAACTTCACAAAGGGGAATTTAGAATTTTTACTATAAAGAATAATAATGTTCAGAATAAAAGCGAATACGATGTTTCTGTTTCTATACGTTTTCCACTTCTGGAAATTGAAAACTAA
- the panB gene encoding 3-methyl-2-oxobutanoate hydroxymethyltransferase yields MRNIIEIFKKKKLSKTPISVVTCYDYTFSKIISETDVDCILVGDSLGMVIQGNESTLPVTLEEMIYHSKSVRKGSPDKCIVCDLPFLSYQVSIEEGIRSAGKVMKESGCDAIKIEGGGNYMFELTRRLNEIGIPVMGHLGLTPQSFQTLGGFKLQGKEISSQEKMKQDAIHLEKAGNFSVVLEMIPETLGEEITKNLSTSATIGIGAGRKVDGQVLVLYDLLGFGKDFHPKFLKKYASLYEVIKNALDNYSKEVESQSFPEEKNIF; encoded by the coding sequence ATGCGTAATATTATAGAAATTTTTAAGAAAAAAAAACTATCCAAGACTCCCATTTCTGTTGTTACCTGTTACGATTATACATTTTCTAAAATAATTTCTGAAACAGATGTTGATTGTATTTTAGTGGGTGACTCACTCGGAATGGTTATCCAAGGAAATGAGAGTACTCTTCCGGTGACTTTAGAAGAAATGATCTACCATTCAAAGTCAGTTCGCAAAGGCTCACCTGATAAATGTATAGTTTGTGATTTGCCTTTTTTAAGTTATCAGGTAAGTATTGAAGAAGGAATTCGATCAGCCGGAAAAGTTATGAAAGAGTCCGGTTGCGATGCAATTAAAATAGAAGGAGGGGGCAACTATATGTTTGAGCTGACGAGAAGATTAAACGAAATAGGAATCCCTGTCATGGGACATCTCGGACTCACTCCACAATCTTTCCAAACTCTTGGTGGGTTTAAGTTGCAAGGGAAAGAAATATCTTCTCAAGAAAAAATGAAACAAGACGCAATCCACCTTGAAAAAGCAGGAAATTTTTCTGTAGTACTCGAAATGATACCTGAAACTTTAGGAGAAGAAATCACGAAAAATCTTTCTACCTCAGCTACAATCGGAATCGGAGCCGGTAGAAAAGTTGATGGACAAGTTTTGGTTTTATACGATTTGTTAGGTTTTGGGAAAGATTTCCACCCAAAGTTTTTAAAAAAATACGCAAGCCTTTATGAAGTTATAAAAAATGCGTTAGACAATTATTCTAAAGAAGTAGAATCACAATCCTTTCCAGAAGAAAAAAATATTTTTTAA
- a CDS encoding ChaN family lipoprotein: protein MIVLNPKFRIFFSFLKKNFSFVASIVFFFSIPVYAENIFPYIFDTSLKQKIEFLQIEKKFIDNDILILGEEHDDAIGHAEKLKLIKFLSDKMQFSISFEMFEKDQQIVLDEFLLGFVKEGNLFHEIRNWNSLKAHYGPIIFFAKEKQIPVIASNVPRRYANLVSRKGLEELWKLPKESRKYIPPLNQIQENITPEYEKKILSFLPVHNLKLDKKNFLYAQALWDSAMADSIYTECKTRGKKLVHINGRVHSDNRMGVTYRLQKMGLKVLTVSMFRKKGFQFSEDNSSIADIIYLTGE, encoded by the coding sequence ATGATAGTATTAAATCCTAAGTTTAGGATTTTTTTTAGTTTTTTAAAAAAGAATTTTTCCTTTGTAGCAAGTATTGTATTTTTCTTTTCTATTCCTGTTTACGCAGAAAATATATTTCCCTATATTTTTGATACCTCTCTAAAACAAAAAATTGAGTTTTTACAAATTGAGAAAAAGTTTATTGATAACGATATTCTCATTTTAGGTGAAGAGCACGACGATGCTATAGGTCATGCCGAAAAACTAAAACTTATAAAATTTCTAAGTGATAAGATGCAGTTTTCTATTTCTTTTGAAATGTTTGAAAAAGACCAACAGATAGTATTAGACGAATTTTTATTAGGATTTGTGAAAGAAGGGAACCTTTTTCATGAAATTAGAAATTGGAATAGTTTAAAGGCTCACTATGGACCAATTATTTTTTTTGCAAAAGAAAAACAAATCCCTGTAATTGCTTCAAATGTGCCGAGACGTTATGCGAATTTGGTTTCGAGAAAGGGTTTAGAAGAATTGTGGAAGCTCCCTAAAGAGTCAAGAAAATACATCCCTCCTCTAAACCAAATCCAAGAAAATATAACTCCAGAATATGAAAAAAAAATTTTGTCTTTTTTACCCGTACATAACTTAAAACTAGATAAAAAAAATTTTCTTTATGCACAAGCTCTCTGGGATTCTGCAATGGCAGATTCAATTTACACAGAATGTAAAACTCGTGGTAAAAAACTTGTCCATATCAACGGTAGGGTTCATAGCGACAACAGAATGGGAGTAACTTACAGGCTTCAAAAAATGGGACTAAAAGTTCTTACTGTTTCTATGTTCAGAAAAAAAGGTTTTCAATTTTCAGAGGATAACTCTTCAATCGCAGATATAATCTACCTTACGGGAGAATAG
- a CDS encoding DUF1564 family protein produces the protein MNPQKYAETQSSLLVPAKYMDEFNRRTTGFSRRKYLHALLNRYRNVILWGTFEKMERVKKAYQEVGQNLQKKNFTPNNEDWIELGILADWLGTTKTALFTLLLVLDLAEWDIILPSRFFENGVPTPVTTIAGGSYLSKRKTTRYNRLKRYKPDE, from the coding sequence ATGAACCCACAAAAATATGCAGAAACCCAATCGAGCTTGCTTGTTCCAGCAAAATATATGGACGAGTTTAATAGAAGAACGACGGGTTTTTCGAGACGAAAATATTTGCACGCATTGCTGAACAGATACAGAAACGTGATTCTTTGGGGGACTTTTGAGAAGATGGAGAGGGTGAAAAAGGCTTACCAAGAAGTCGGGCAAAATTTGCAGAAGAAGAATTTTACCCCAAATAACGAGGATTGGATTGAGCTTGGGATTCTTGCGGATTGGCTTGGCACCACAAAGACCGCTCTTTTTACTCTTTTGTTGGTGCTTGACCTTGCCGAATGGGACATAATTCTCCCCAGTCGGTTCTTCGAGAATGGAGTTCCCACCCCGGTAACCACGATTGCGGGAGGATCTTACCTCTCCAAGAGAAAAACAACCCGCTACAATAGACTAAAACGATACAAACCCGACGAATAA
- a CDS encoding response regulator, with product MKKILAVDDANTVLKIVDMTLSDEGYDVKTAPNAEEAKKILQAEKFDLGVFDVNMPGQNGIDLTRDVLLMPNGKDMKIVILTTESSEELKEAGKKAGAVAWLIKPFEGEDLLELVKQLI from the coding sequence ATGAAGAAAATACTCGCAGTAGATGATGCAAACACGGTACTAAAAATAGTGGACATGACTTTATCCGATGAAGGGTATGACGTGAAAACTGCACCTAACGCAGAAGAAGCAAAAAAAATTCTTCAAGCCGAAAAGTTTGATCTTGGAGTGTTTGATGTAAATATGCCCGGGCAGAATGGAATAGACCTGACAAGAGATGTTCTTTTAATGCCAAACGGAAAAGATATGAAGATAGTTATACTCACTACCGAATCCAGCGAAGAGCTAAAAGAAGCCGGAAAAAAAGCAGGTGCAGTCGCATGGCTTATAAAACCATTTGAAGGCGAAGACTTACTAGAACTTGTAAAGCAGCTAATTTAA
- a CDS encoding chemotaxis protein CheA — protein sequence MDEFLKDFLKDTQEDLSKIESILVHLEEKVLNSEELDYDVINSLFRHFHSIKGSSGFFGMKELVRVAHQAESILDLYRKKKLKIEPESIESLFRVHDFLKELISIIDSTGKDKGLENTADLLIEELKNIETANPVFPSESEKETKPKKFEIFTDVKNLQTEEIENQEENREKASNSSNEENTSREETKSSTKESDAKKFEIFKEEIQQTPQANLETEVLKETPNQKSTDTKELKTEDHQEASDIRIPTSKLDLLVNLLGELVIVDAMVSRHANDEILNIEMLRRSASQLSKITHDLQEIGLSMRMVPISGLFQKMHRLVRDVSKKSGKNVRLEVKGEETEIDKSIIEKLSDPLVHIIRNAVDHGIETEAERVKNSKPPLGLITLEAMHRGNEIWIIISDNGKGLNREKILNKAIENEILTTDPNSLSDFEVWELIFLPGFSTADSVTDISGRGVGMDVVKKEITKLKGKIDVHSVYREGSTFYLRIPLTLAIIDAMVVQFRGRYYIIPTENIERFIDLTSLTVSEIHDHQEVMKLNNRLISVVELTEVFQYENSLEKSEDRIAVVVGKKENFVAIKLDKIIGSQQVVVKPLDETMESLQGLTGSAILGDGQVGVIIDTEYIVQMYARNFEESVMS from the coding sequence ATGGACGAATTTTTAAAAGATTTTCTAAAAGACACTCAAGAAGATTTAAGTAAAATCGAGTCTATTCTTGTTCATCTTGAAGAAAAAGTTTTAAATAGTGAAGAGCTTGATTATGATGTGATAAATAGTCTTTTTCGGCATTTTCACAGCATCAAAGGCTCATCCGGTTTTTTTGGAATGAAGGAGCTTGTAAGGGTAGCCCACCAAGCAGAAAGTATTTTAGATTTATACAGAAAGAAAAAATTAAAGATTGAACCTGAGAGTATCGAAAGCCTCTTTAGAGTTCACGATTTTTTGAAAGAGCTAATTTCCATTATAGACTCCACCGGTAAAGACAAGGGTTTAGAAAACACTGCGGACTTACTCATTGAAGAATTAAAAAATATAGAAACAGCGAATCCTGTTTTTCCCTCAGAGTCCGAAAAAGAAACTAAGCCTAAAAAATTTGAAATCTTCACCGATGTTAAAAATTTACAAACAGAAGAAATAGAGAACCAAGAAGAGAATAGAGAGAAGGCTTCAAATTCATCCAATGAAGAAAATACTTCAAGGGAAGAAACCAAGTCTTCCACAAAAGAAAGCGATGCCAAGAAGTTTGAAATTTTTAAAGAAGAAATACAGCAAACACCACAGGCAAATTTAGAAACCGAAGTGCTCAAAGAAACCCCCAACCAAAAATCCACCGATACAAAAGAGCTAAAAACAGAAGACCACCAAGAAGCCTCAGATATTAGAATCCCTACTTCTAAATTAGACTTACTCGTAAACCTACTGGGTGAATTGGTAATAGTTGACGCAATGGTATCGAGGCACGCTAACGACGAAATCTTAAATATAGAAATGCTTAGAAGGTCTGCTTCTCAATTAAGTAAGATCACTCACGACTTGCAGGAAATTGGTTTATCCATGAGAATGGTTCCTATTTCCGGTTTATTTCAAAAAATGCACCGATTGGTTAGAGATGTTTCTAAAAAATCCGGTAAAAATGTTAGACTCGAAGTAAAAGGTGAAGAAACAGAAATAGATAAGTCTATCATCGAAAAACTTTCCGACCCTTTGGTACATATCATCAGAAATGCAGTAGATCACGGAATCGAAACAGAAGCCGAAAGAGTAAAAAATTCTAAGCCTCCACTCGGACTTATCACTTTGGAAGCGATGCACAGAGGTAACGAAATCTGGATTATTATTTCAGACAACGGCAAAGGGTTGAATCGAGAAAAGATTTTAAACAAAGCAATTGAAAATGAGATACTCACCACGGATCCAAATTCCCTGAGCGACTTTGAGGTATGGGAATTGATCTTTTTACCCGGATTTTCTACAGCCGATTCGGTTACAGATATTTCCGGCAGGGGTGTCGGAATGGATGTAGTAAAAAAAGAAATCACTAAGCTAAAAGGGAAAATAGACGTTCACTCTGTTTACAGAGAAGGCTCCACCTTTTATCTTAGAATCCCGCTTACGCTTGCAATTATAGATGCAATGGTTGTGCAGTTCCGAGGAAGGTATTACATTATTCCTACTGAAAACATAGAAAGATTTATCGACCTTACTTCACTCACAGTTTCAGAAATTCACGATCACCAAGAAGTGATGAAGTTAAATAACAGACTCATCTCTGTAGTAGAGCTTACAGAAGTATTTCAATACGAAAATTCTTTGGAAAAAAGTGAAGATAGGATTGCCGTAGTGGTCGGGAAAAAAGAAAACTTCGTTGCAATCAAGTTAGATAAAATTATCGGAAGTCAACAAGTTGTAGTGAAACCCTTAGACGAGACTATGGAATCTTTGCAGGGTCTTACCGGTAGTGCAATTCTAGGTGATGGTCAGGTGGGTGTAATCATCGACACGGAATATATCGTACAGATGTATGCGAGAAACTTTGAAGAAAGTGTAATGAGTTAA
- the folK gene encoding 2-amino-4-hydroxy-6-hydroxymethyldihydropteridine diphosphokinase, protein MNPDKLCLISLGSNIGNRVHYIHQAELLISLHPEIQIEKKSSLLETKALEVTNQPDFINSVMKIRTHLAPECLLGVFQNIEFKIGRIKRFEKGPREIDIDLLYFSDFRINTNALTIPHHSLFTRPFIRKLIQEIGEETIYSKIGDLEHA, encoded by the coding sequence ATGAACCCGGATAAATTGTGTCTTATTTCCCTTGGCTCAAATATAGGGAATAGAGTTCACTATATTCATCAAGCTGAGCTTTTGATTTCACTACACCCGGAGATTCAGATTGAAAAAAAATCTTCTCTATTGGAAACAAAAGCACTTGAGGTAACTAACCAACCGGATTTTATTAACTCTGTAATGAAAATCAGAACCCATCTTGCGCCGGAATGTCTTTTAGGGGTTTTTCAAAACATTGAATTTAAAATAGGGAGAATCAAAAGATTTGAAAAGGGGCCAAGAGAGATAGACATTGATCTGTTGTATTTTTCTGATTTTCGTATAAACACAAATGCACTGACCATTCCTCATCATTCTCTTTTTACAAGACCATTTATTCGTAAGTTGATTCAAGAAATTGGCGAGGAAACAATTTATTCTAAAATTGGAGACTTAGAGCATGCGTAA
- a CDS encoding ATP-binding protein has translation MKLTEHLAIREGKSSCLICGGVGFTLEHNIPGSKSSVLSICNCTSTECLKCESKGRPPYLAYDKAIEKMIPCFCHKVRIELNRLEELMQKSNIPARYRYKFLSDIDLSDKNNLTLFAAHDWANSLILHLNDFEYWEKNNQEKKGMYLWGGTGSGKTLLACVILNELIFRYGVECRYVKINMDFLDALKDTYQRDSEFHGKERSILLDFTQVEVLVLDDFGVQKDTEWALSKLYDLIDARYEEEKLTLLTSNSSISDWKEKGFGRIYSRLYEMTRELHLDCQDYRLRFQYEPG, from the coding sequence ATGAAATTGACGGAACATTTAGCTATTAGGGAAGGAAAATCGTCATGCCTTATTTGTGGAGGAGTTGGATTTACCCTTGAGCACAATATTCCAGGCTCAAAAAGTAGTGTTTTGAGTATTTGTAATTGCACCTCTACTGAATGCTTAAAGTGTGAATCAAAGGGTAGGCCACCATATTTAGCTTACGACAAAGCGATTGAAAAAATGATTCCTTGTTTTTGCCATAAAGTTCGCATAGAATTGAATAGACTGGAAGAATTGATGCAAAAGTCCAATATCCCTGCGAGGTACAGGTATAAATTTCTTTCTGATATAGATTTGAGCGATAAAAACAATTTAACTCTTTTCGCTGCCCACGACTGGGCAAACTCTCTCATCTTGCACTTGAATGATTTTGAGTATTGGGAAAAAAATAATCAAGAAAAAAAAGGAATGTATTTATGGGGGGGAACAGGCTCAGGGAAAACTCTTCTTGCCTGCGTTATCCTAAATGAATTGATATTTCGTTATGGAGTAGAATGTCGCTATGTAAAAATCAACATGGATTTTTTGGATGCGTTGAAAGACACTTATCAAAGAGACAGTGAATTTCATGGAAAAGAAAGATCGATTCTGTTAGACTTTACACAGGTAGAGGTTTTAGTTCTAGATGATTTTGGAGTTCAAAAAGACACAGAATGGGCTTTGTCAAAACTGTATGACCTAATTGATGCAAGATACGAAGAAGAAAAGCTTACCCTCCTAACGTCCAATTCTTCTATTTCAGATTGGAAAGAAAAAGGTTTTGGCAGAATTTATTCCAGACTCTATGAGATGACTAGAGAATTACATTTAGACTGTCAAGATTATAGATTGAGATTTCAATATGAACCCGGATAA
- a CDS encoding chemotaxis response regulator protein-glutamate methylesterase: MVMSKKIRVLIVDDQAIIRSILSRGLSKSDQIEVIGTASNAYEARDKIVELQPDVLTLDVEMPKMNGVEFLKKLIPQYYIPVVMVSSFTSEGQSITLEALDAGAVDFVTKPLGEEGGMERTINELTEKVIIASKANIKSTKTKKILAKEKKLSQKKISETNVRLIAIGASTGGTNALRDILIELPEGLPPIVIVQHMPEGFTKLFAQRLNLLSALEVVEAKSGDVLKDGVAYVAPGGESHLAIKEKNKSICVEIFQGEKVSGHRPSVDVLFQSIAETSICKNTIGVILTGMGKDGAYGLKKMFEQGSFTIGQDEKTCVVYGMPREAYLSGAISVQMPLDSIVEELVSQCQKIYDNRLSP, translated from the coding sequence TTGGTCATGTCGAAAAAAATTAGAGTTCTCATTGTCGATGACCAAGCTATTATTCGATCCATTCTATCAAGAGGATTAAGCAAGTCAGACCAAATCGAAGTCATAGGAACAGCGTCTAACGCTTATGAAGCAAGAGACAAAATAGTAGAGTTGCAACCTGATGTCTTAACCCTTGATGTGGAAATGCCAAAGATGAACGGAGTAGAGTTTTTAAAAAAACTAATCCCGCAGTACTATATCCCCGTAGTCATGGTCAGCTCATTTACATCAGAAGGGCAATCTATTACCCTCGAAGCACTGGATGCGGGAGCGGTTGATTTTGTTACCAAACCTCTTGGTGAAGAAGGAGGAATGGAAAGAACTATCAACGAGCTTACTGAAAAAGTAATTATTGCAAGCAAGGCAAATATAAAATCAACCAAAACAAAAAAAATTTTAGCTAAAGAAAAAAAACTATCACAAAAAAAAATAAGCGAAACTAATGTTCGCTTGATTGCAATCGGTGCCTCTACCGGAGGTACAAACGCACTTAGAGATATTTTAATCGAACTTCCAGAAGGGCTTCCACCTATCGTAATAGTTCAACACATGCCCGAGGGATTTACGAAACTATTTGCACAAAGACTAAACCTTTTGTCCGCTTTAGAAGTAGTAGAAGCAAAATCGGGAGATGTTTTAAAAGATGGAGTAGCCTATGTAGCACCGGGTGGAGAATCTCACCTTGCGATAAAGGAAAAAAATAAATCTATCTGTGTAGAAATTTTTCAAGGAGAAAAAGTATCTGGACACAGACCCTCAGTGGATGTGTTATTTCAATCAATTGCAGAAACTTCTATCTGTAAAAACACAATCGGCGTAATCCTTACAGGAATGGGAAAAGATGGGGCTTACGGACTTAAAAAAATGTTTGAACAAGGATCATTCACGATTGGGCAAGACGAAAAAACCTGTGTTGTGTATGGAATGCCAAGGGAAGCCTATCTATCTGGAGCTATCTCGGTTCAAATGCCTTTAGATTCTATCGTTGAAGAATTGGTTTCGCAATGTCAGAAAATATATGACAATAGGCTAAGTCCATGA
- a CDS encoding DUF1564 family protein, translating to MNPEKYVETQSSLLIPAKYMEEFNRRTTGFSRRKYLHALFNRYRNVILWGNFEKMERVKKAYQEVGQNLQKKNFKPDNDDG from the coding sequence ATGAACCCAGAAAAATATGTAGAAACCCAATCGAGCTTGCTAATTCCAGCAAAATACATGGAAGAGTTCAATAGAAGAACGACGGGTTTTTCGAGACGAAAATATTTGCACGCACTGTTTAATAGATACAGAAACGTGATTCTTTGGGGTAATTTTGAGAAGATGGAGAGGGTGAAAAAGGCTTACCAAGAAGTCGGACAGAATTTGCAAAAGAAGAATTTTAAGCCGGACAACGATGACGGATAG
- a CDS encoding chemotaxis protein CheW has protein sequence MKSELLKTKNFSDDEDDFFDEDEEDTLENKYLVFVCDKKLYSLEIRYVTEIVAMQPITEVPNLPPSIMGIINLRGKVLPVLDVRIRFNVAKREYDERTCIIIASMDNSSIGLIVDAVNEVEFIPESEIEPPPKMGDSINSKFVKGIGKSGEEVKIILDLKNLIHESEVPKSALNKSESEIIKQREN, from the coding sequence ATGAAAAGCGAATTATTGAAAACGAAAAACTTTTCAGATGATGAGGATGATTTTTTCGATGAAGATGAGGAAGACACTCTCGAAAACAAATACCTTGTTTTTGTGTGCGATAAAAAACTCTACTCGTTAGAAATACGTTATGTGACAGAGATAGTGGCAATGCAGCCGATCACAGAAGTTCCAAACCTACCACCTTCCATCATGGGAATTATTAATTTACGCGGGAAAGTTCTTCCTGTTTTGGACGTGCGTATTCGTTTCAATGTAGCAAAAAGAGAGTACGACGAAAGAACTTGCATAATCATTGCGAGTATGGACAACTCTTCTATTGGTCTTATTGTAGATGCAGTGAACGAAGTAGAGTTTATTCCTGAAAGTGAAATTGAGCCTCCACCAAAAATGGGAGACTCTATAAACAGCAAGTTTGTGAAAGGGATAGGAAAGTCAGGTGAAGAAGTAAAAATCATACTCGATTTAAAAAATTTAATCCATGAAAGTGAAGTTCCAAAATCTGCACTAAATAAATCTGAGTCAGAGATTATAAAACAAAGAGAAAATTAA